A window of Blastomonas sp. SL216 contains these coding sequences:
- a CDS encoding ABC transporter ATP-binding protein, whose protein sequence is MVAAAHWRWYGSYLQRRWRALALFALAGAALAAINLPLLVLLHRSLDAALSSKSLVPLGYAAALFLVLRAATAGVTILISRRSAPILRQLGADMRIEIVEALHTRLWQDVASMEDASIQAKLIHDTERVEQMSQRLFNSVLPQLVPLAGYAILAIVLSWQLALLAAVLALALQLAANGAHRMLSRETIRFQHMFDRFHVEIVRVLHMMPTSILLGHERASIRQFSSEARQLADSGARLSWTMVAAAQLQGMTHAVLICALLLAGGAMVLGGTMTPGALFTLLVTLRLASAALGPIIAALPLTIAGDNALSHLYLMRDRGRTLDAETEDTAPDLARLELRDIGFAYGSRSILNGVSLNLVPGQVTAIVAPNGIGKTTLLNIAAGVLHPDQGTANWITTDGQRIDARHCRQQIGAVPQHPRFFHASFRDNILCHRANLGEAALAQAIAQAALVPVIDRHPERLEALVVDGGELLSGGERQRLAIARALVNQPALLVLDEPTNHLDHGALDRILDAILSVNRPPAVLVATHDERMLRRADIVYRLDTERLQICDAADWMAVA, encoded by the coding sequence ATGGTCGCGGCGGCGCATTGGCGATGGTATGGCAGTTATCTTCAGCGCCGCTGGAGGGCCCTGGCGCTTTTTGCCCTGGCGGGCGCAGCACTGGCCGCCATCAATCTGCCGCTGCTCGTGCTTCTTCACCGGTCGCTTGACGCGGCGCTTTCCAGCAAGAGCCTTGTCCCGCTGGGCTATGCAGCGGCACTGTTCCTCGTGCTGCGAGCGGCAACCGCCGGTGTTACGATATTGATAAGCCGTCGTTCCGCGCCAATTCTGCGCCAGCTGGGCGCGGATATGCGGATCGAGATCGTCGAGGCTTTGCATACCAGGCTTTGGCAGGATGTCGCGTCGATGGAGGATGCCAGTATCCAGGCCAAGCTGATCCACGATACCGAGCGCGTGGAGCAGATGTCGCAACGGCTGTTCAACTCGGTCCTGCCACAGCTGGTGCCATTGGCGGGCTATGCGATCCTGGCGATCGTCCTTTCGTGGCAGCTCGCGCTGCTCGCAGCAGTCTTGGCCCTGGCGCTCCAGCTTGCAGCAAACGGAGCGCACCGCATGTTGAGCCGCGAGACGATCCGGTTCCAGCATATGTTCGACCGGTTTCATGTCGAGATCGTTCGCGTCCTCCACATGATGCCGACATCCATTCTGCTGGGGCATGAACGCGCCTCGATCCGGCAGTTCTCGTCAGAGGCCCGCCAATTGGCGGACAGCGGTGCCAGACTGTCCTGGACCATGGTCGCGGCAGCGCAACTGCAGGGCATGACCCATGCCGTCCTCATCTGTGCATTGCTGCTGGCAGGTGGTGCCATGGTGCTGGGAGGCACGATGACGCCAGGGGCATTGTTCACCCTTCTGGTCACGCTTCGGCTGGCAAGTGCCGCACTCGGACCGATCATCGCCGCCCTGCCCCTGACCATAGCGGGCGACAATGCCCTGTCCCACCTCTATCTGATGCGCGATCGGGGCCGCACGCTCGATGCCGAGACCGAGGATACAGCGCCTGACCTCGCCAGACTGGAGCTGCGCGACATTGGCTTTGCTTACGGATCACGGTCGATCTTGAACGGCGTGTCGCTGAACCTGGTGCCAGGCCAGGTGACGGCCATTGTCGCGCCGAACGGCATCGGCAAGACGACGCTGCTCAATATCGCCGCCGGGGTGCTGCATCCTGATCAGGGCACGGCCAACTGGATCACGACCGACGGCCAGCGGATCGATGCACGGCATTGCAGGCAGCAGATCGGTGCGGTCCCGCAACACCCCAGGTTCTTCCACGCCAGTTTCCGCGACAATATCCTGTGCCACCGGGCCAATCTGGGGGAAGCGGCATTGGCGCAGGCCATTGCGCAGGCGGCGCTCGTTCCTGTGATCGATCGGCATCCAGAGCGGCTGGAAGCCTTGGTGGTCGATGGTGGAGAGCTGCTTTCTGGCGGCGAGCGGCAACGCCTGGCCATCGCGCGCGCGCTGGTCAATCAGCCTGCGTTGCTCGTGCTCGACGAACCCACCAATCATCTCGACCACGGCGCGCTGGACCGAATTCTCGATGCGATCCTCTCGGTCAACCGACCACCAGCCGTGCTTGTGGCAACCCATGACGAACGCATGCTGCGCAGGGCTGACATCGTGTATCGGCTCGACACGGAGCGCTTGCAGATCTGCGATGCGGCAGACTGGATGGCGGTGGCATGA
- a CDS encoding LysR family transcriptional regulator — translation MDRAQLPLNALRAFEAAARHLNFTRAAIELCVSQGAVSHQVAQLERRLGARLFHRLPRGLALTDEGHVLVPVLAEMFDRVGATLDQYGEGRFRELLKVGVVGTFATGWLLPRLDIFARAHPSIDLRISTNNNRVDLVAEGLDFAIRFGDGAWHGTHAEPLLRAPMTPVCAPAIAARLKSPADLVNERLLRSYRPDEWALWFDAAGIAAPKLRGPIFDSAALMGSAAAAGLGIALVPTGMLTRELASELLVQPFPIEVDVGRYWLTRLISRPENAAMRHFRDWLMEKMSCTSAQSSS, via the coding sequence ATGGACCGGGCCCAACTCCCACTCAACGCCCTGCGAGCCTTCGAGGCGGCGGCACGCCATCTCAATTTTACCCGCGCTGCGATCGAGCTTTGCGTCAGCCAAGGCGCGGTCAGTCATCAGGTCGCGCAGCTGGAACGCCGCCTGGGCGCACGCCTCTTCCACCGACTACCGCGTGGGCTCGCGCTCACTGACGAAGGTCACGTCCTTGTTCCCGTCCTCGCCGAGATGTTTGATCGCGTGGGCGCGACGCTCGATCAGTACGGCGAAGGTCGCTTCCGGGAACTCCTGAAAGTCGGCGTCGTGGGTACCTTTGCAACCGGCTGGTTGCTCCCGAGGCTCGACATCTTTGCCCGCGCCCATCCGTCGATTGATCTGCGTATCTCGACCAACAACAACCGCGTTGACCTCGTTGCCGAAGGACTGGATTTCGCGATCCGCTTCGGTGACGGCGCGTGGCACGGCACCCATGCCGAACCGCTGCTCAGGGCGCCCATGACTCCGGTCTGTGCTCCGGCCATTGCAGCACGGCTCAAATCCCCCGCCGATCTCGTAAACGAGCGGCTATTGCGCTCGTATCGCCCGGATGAATGGGCGTTGTGGTTCGACGCCGCCGGCATAGCAGCGCCGAAACTCCGCGGTCCCATTTTCGATAGTGCGGCGCTGATGGGATCCGCCGCCGCCGCCGGTCTCGGCATCGCACTGGTGCCGACGGGGATGCTCACCCGCGAGCTCGCGTCAGAATTGCTCGTCCAGCCATTCCCGATTGAGGTCGATGTGGGCCGCTACTGGCTCACTCGCCTGATATCGCGTCCCGAGAATGCAGCCATGCGGCATTTTCGCGATTGGCTGATGGAAAAGATGAGCTGTACCTCCGCCCAATCCTCATCATAG
- a CDS encoding TonB-dependent receptor has translation MPASILKVTISASAICASLSGAALAQDTLAGAAAREPVIVVTANRTAQALDKVGQSITVIDAAEIEQRQTQTVADVLRTIPGVSIARSGGIGTSTSVFIRGAESDQTVALVDGIKLNDPSSPGGGFNFGNLLIGNIERIEVLRGPSSVLWGSQAIGGVVNMITRQPTEDLSVNLRGEYGYRDTGQLVGNLSGKAGPLSASIGAGYFRTDGISAFSEARGGVEKDGYENYGANGNFNLALTDWLSVDARGWYSEGRVNIDGFPPPSFAFGDVNEESRTREIVGYTGINAVLLDGRFRNRLGYAYTDTRRSSIALDGLPAETFAGHGRNERIEYQGIFDIADGWQLTGGLERETSRFSSSSFGAVPSIGRARIDSVYAQIVASPVAGLTLTGGVRHDDHNRFGGATTFGASGVYAISQTGTTLRASYAEGFKAPSLFQLQSDFGNQLLQPERSKGWDAGVTQDLVEGRLQASATYFRRTSDDLIIFISCPLPRTGICAGRPSGTYDNVSKARAEGVEIGLMMQPVDALRLQANYTYTDATNRSPGNANFGRQLVRRPQHSVTALIDYRWGFGLETGVTLTHVGANFDNANNSRKVEGYVLADLRASFPVTERVEIYGRVENLFDERYETVFRYGSPGRAGYVGVRLTY, from the coding sequence ATGCCTGCTTCCATTCTTAAAGTTACCATTTCTGCGTCCGCCATCTGCGCCAGCCTGTCCGGTGCCGCGTTGGCGCAGGACACGCTTGCCGGAGCAGCCGCGCGCGAACCGGTGATCGTCGTCACCGCCAACCGCACCGCACAAGCGCTCGACAAGGTCGGCCAGTCGATCACCGTCATCGATGCAGCCGAGATCGAGCAGCGGCAGACCCAGACCGTTGCCGATGTGCTGCGCACCATTCCGGGTGTCAGCATCGCACGCAGCGGCGGCATCGGCACATCGACATCGGTGTTCATCCGCGGCGCCGAAAGCGACCAGACGGTGGCCTTGGTCGATGGCATCAAGCTCAATGATCCGTCGTCGCCGGGCGGCGGTTTCAACTTCGGCAATCTGCTGATCGGCAATATCGAGCGGATCGAGGTGCTGCGCGGGCCTTCGTCTGTCCTTTGGGGCAGCCAGGCGATCGGCGGCGTCGTCAACATGATCACGCGCCAGCCGACGGAGGACCTCAGCGTCAATCTGCGCGGCGAATATGGCTATCGCGATACCGGCCAGCTCGTCGGCAATCTCTCGGGCAAGGCCGGGCCGCTCTCGGCCAGTATCGGCGCAGGCTATTTCCGCACCGATGGCATTTCCGCGTTCAGCGAGGCGCGCGGCGGTGTGGAGAAGGACGGCTATGAAAATTACGGCGCCAATGGCAATTTCAACCTGGCGCTGACCGACTGGCTGTCGGTCGATGCGCGTGGCTGGTATTCCGAGGGCCGGGTGAACATCGATGGCTTCCCGCCGCCCAGCTTTGCCTTTGGCGACGTCAACGAGGAATCGCGCACCCGCGAGATCGTCGGCTATACCGGCATCAATGCCGTGCTGCTCGACGGACGTTTCCGCAACCGGCTGGGCTATGCCTATACCGATACACGGCGAAGCAGTATCGCGCTCGATGGCCTGCCTGCCGAGACGTTCGCCGGCCATGGCCGCAACGAGCGCATCGAATATCAGGGCATTTTCGATATCGCCGACGGCTGGCAGCTGACCGGTGGTCTGGAGCGCGAGACCTCGCGCTTTTCCAGCAGCAGCTTCGGCGCGGTGCCCTCGATCGGGCGGGCGCGGATCGACAGCGTGTATGCGCAGATCGTCGCCAGCCCGGTGGCCGGATTGACGCTGACTGGCGGGGTCCGGCATGACGATCACAACCGCTTCGGCGGGGCGACAACCTTTGGCGCCAGCGGCGTCTACGCGATCAGCCAGACCGGGACGACGCTACGCGCCAGCTATGCCGAAGGGTTCAAGGCGCCCTCATTATTCCAGCTGCAGAGCGATTTCGGCAACCAGCTGCTCCAGCCCGAGCGCTCGAAAGGCTGGGATGCGGGTGTCACGCAGGATCTGGTGGAGGGCCGTTTGCAGGCCAGCGCCACCTATTTCCGCCGCACGTCTGATGATCTCATCATCTTCATCTCGTGCCCGCTGCCGCGCACCGGCATCTGCGCGGGCCGGCCTTCGGGCACCTATGACAATGTGTCGAAGGCGCGCGCGGAAGGGGTCGAGATCGGCCTGATGATGCAGCCGGTCGATGCGCTGCGGTTGCAGGCGAACTATACCTATACCGACGCCACCAACCGTTCGCCGGGCAATGCCAATTTCGGCCGCCAGCTGGTCCGCCGCCCGCAGCACAGCGTCACCGCACTGATCGACTATCGCTGGGGTTTCGGGCTGGAGACCGGGGTCACGCTGACCCATGTCGGCGCGAATTTCGACAATGCCAACAACAGCCGCAAGGTCGAAGGCTATGTGCTCGCGGACCTGCGCGCATCGTTCCCGGTGACCGAGCGCGTGGAAATCTATGGCCGCGTCGAGAACCTGTTCGATGAGCGCTACGAGACGGTGTTCCGCTATGGCTCGCCAGGCCGGGCGGGCTATGTCGGCGTGCGGTTGACCTATTGA
- the bla gene encoding subclass B3 metallo-beta-lactamase, whose translation MIKRMTVAVWLASLSSMAGCHAQEARAPLVAGAALDSAPQAEDDPLTRPMEVKRAEKWLAPLPPEKILGGSYLVGFAGLSVALIDTGAGLVLIDGALPQAAPAILDNVRKLGFDPKDIKFILSTEPHYDHSGGLAALARDTGAAVIASARGAEGLRAGALLEDDPQLAYGGVWPRVTQVRVVEDGEAIRLGHTAITAHATPGHTMGSMSWSWRACEDQVCKVIVFASSLNPVSAEGYRYTATSSEPIVRGFAATHSLLDRLPCDILISAHPDNAGEGRYNDKPGACRTYVERSRRLLANRLEAERNGTAN comes from the coding sequence ATGATCAAACGAATGACAGTCGCGGTCTGGCTGGCGAGCTTGAGCAGCATGGCAGGGTGCCATGCGCAGGAAGCGCGGGCACCGCTGGTCGCGGGCGCAGCGCTAGACTCAGCGCCGCAGGCAGAAGACGATCCCCTGACACGGCCGATGGAGGTGAAAAGAGCGGAGAAATGGCTTGCGCCTTTGCCGCCCGAGAAAATTCTCGGTGGCAGTTATCTCGTGGGGTTCGCCGGTCTGAGCGTCGCGCTGATCGATACGGGCGCGGGGCTGGTGCTGATTGACGGCGCATTGCCGCAAGCGGCACCGGCGATCCTGGACAATGTACGCAAACTGGGGTTTGACCCCAAAGACATCAAATTTATTCTGAGCACCGAGCCGCATTATGACCATAGCGGCGGCCTTGCGGCGCTGGCTCGTGACACCGGCGCGGCGGTGATTGCAAGCGCACGGGGTGCTGAAGGCTTGCGGGCTGGAGCGCTTCTGGAGGATGATCCGCAGCTGGCTTATGGCGGCGTCTGGCCGCGCGTGACGCAGGTCCGGGTGGTCGAGGACGGCGAAGCGATACGGCTTGGGCACACGGCGATAACCGCGCACGCGACGCCCGGGCACACCATGGGCAGCATGAGCTGGAGCTGGCGGGCATGCGAGGATCAGGTGTGCAAAGTCATCGTCTTTGCGTCCAGCCTCAACCCTGTATCCGCCGAAGGCTACCGCTACACCGCAACGTCAAGCGAGCCGATCGTCAGAGGTTTCGCGGCGACCCACAGTCTGTTGGATAGACTGCCATGCGACATCCTGATCTCCGCGCATCCCGATAATGCAGGCGAAGGACGATATAACGACAAGCCTGGCGCATGCCGCACATATGTCGAGCGGTCCCGCAGACTGCTTGCGAACCGGCTTGAGGCTGAGCGTAACGGGACAGCGAACTAG
- a CDS encoding nucleotidyltransferase family protein: MAFARWCRRRTKVGACVDYPSDRLLPLVFSNLAQTQPRFPHADHLRALYRLSWARSERQRRGAAEGIRVLQRAGIPVMVSKGCALATDFYRTPAERPSHDCDIHVPEHQLGDALAALMDAGWVAHKVQHALPARDWTVLAFGMAMRHPDHGEIDLHGRLFRDSRDPAIEAAVWQDAVPCTIKGVEILRPSTTHLLLHVMTNGIKPDHVATLQWVTDAARILELGAGQIDWTDFWSLARQTQVMARVCAGLNFLQVLLPDRPLPSPVRPSPNWMEWLESRALRRQDEAGAATATRLFALAAIVRRYRMADWTDRARWLKSDIGKIAGRSWHRYFGTADSCLISRSASRSISFSVEGAAPTWSATGSIHG; this comes from the coding sequence ATGGCGTTTGCACGCTGGTGTCGGCGGCGGACAAAGGTTGGCGCCTGTGTCGATTATCCCAGCGACAGGCTGCTGCCGCTGGTTTTCAGCAACCTTGCCCAGACTCAGCCGCGCTTTCCCCATGCCGATCATCTGCGCGCATTATATCGCCTTTCCTGGGCCCGGAGCGAGCGGCAGCGCCGCGGCGCAGCCGAGGGCATAAGGGTATTGCAGCGTGCCGGCATCCCCGTGATGGTCAGCAAGGGATGCGCGCTCGCCACCGATTTCTACCGCACACCCGCAGAGCGCCCCTCGCATGATTGCGACATCCATGTACCAGAGCATCAACTGGGCGATGCGCTTGCGGCTCTCATGGATGCAGGATGGGTCGCCCATAAGGTGCAGCATGCTTTGCCTGCCCGGGATTGGACCGTGCTGGCCTTCGGCATGGCCATGCGTCACCCCGACCATGGCGAAATCGATCTGCACGGACGGCTGTTTCGCGATTCCCGCGATCCGGCCATCGAGGCCGCCGTTTGGCAAGACGCCGTGCCCTGTACGATCAAGGGCGTGGAGATACTTCGTCCATCGACCACGCATTTGTTGCTGCATGTCATGACAAACGGCATCAAGCCGGATCATGTCGCGACGCTGCAATGGGTTACGGACGCCGCGAGGATTCTGGAACTGGGCGCAGGCCAGATCGATTGGACCGACTTCTGGTCACTCGCACGCCAGACCCAGGTGATGGCGAGGGTCTGTGCCGGGTTGAACTTCCTGCAGGTTTTGCTGCCGGATCGGCCTTTGCCTTCGCCGGTCAGGCCAAGTCCGAACTGGATGGAATGGCTGGAGAGCAGAGCTTTGCGCCGACAGGATGAAGCTGGAGCAGCCACTGCCACCCGGCTGTTCGCCCTTGCCGCTATCGTGCGACGCTATCGGATGGCAGATTGGACGGACCGCGCCCGCTGGCTGAAGAGCGACATCGGTAAAATTGCCGGTCGTTCATGGCACAGATATTTCGGTACCGCAGATAGTTGCCTGATCAGCCGATCGGCGAGCCGATCAATCAGCTTCAGCGTCGAAGGAGCCGCGCCGACCTGGTCTGCGACAGGCTCGATCCATGGCTGA
- a CDS encoding glycosyltransferase, producing MRYANPADQTLRSDAEQLSFFDAALAASENALQQAGAIDHDLLIAGKRVRLRFAGSAMARQTMRALEPLQVPTAGDPDVLLMIWDSDSTGTAMPAPKLSNLCFSQRGDLWTFRSPRIRSAFHHWDYSLNLYDRERGIGIFWVQNAASLPSWTRAAPFRTLFHWFFADQAMQLVHGAAIGIAGEGVLICGPGGVGKSTSALTALAQGMDFAADDYVLLALAPGETGGLQAHALYASAKVHPAEAHRFQSLGFDAQLPSPSGFDEKAVIYIGDRLTRSLNIRAIVTPRFGCSHETVFERYDADCVVASASFPTRAQLPHCGAEAIDFIQRAASAVPYGRMVLGQAIAQVPGALLRLLRDPATVLPTGRSLAPSPLVSVIIPAFNAGAFIGEAIESILAQSHDAIEIIIVDDGSTDDTAALAASYGAAVRLIPQKNAGPSAARNRGLADARGEFVAFLDADDLWPRHKIRAALLAFDDAPQAEVVLGHSQLFESDKHNGKPIFVASPIDTFPWSIAAAMFRRSVFESVGSFDEDLRFGEDTDWFERAEHLRVNIRKIEDIGLLVRRHAGNSTRGKTVQNIYPARLVHKRIVRQREARAPSTQRPMSDAHQ from the coding sequence ATGAGATATGCCAATCCAGCCGACCAGACTTTGCGTTCCGATGCGGAACAGCTGAGCTTTTTTGATGCCGCCCTGGCAGCCAGCGAGAATGCGCTGCAACAAGCCGGGGCCATCGATCATGATCTGCTGATCGCGGGCAAAAGGGTCCGGCTGCGCTTTGCCGGATCCGCCATGGCCAGGCAGACCATGCGTGCCCTTGAGCCTTTGCAGGTCCCGACCGCAGGCGATCCTGATGTGCTTCTGATGATATGGGACAGCGACAGTACAGGCACCGCAATGCCCGCGCCAAAGCTCTCCAATCTCTGTTTCAGCCAGCGCGGCGACCTTTGGACCTTTCGCAGCCCGCGAATCCGCAGCGCGTTTCACCATTGGGACTATTCGCTGAACCTCTATGACCGGGAACGCGGCATCGGGATTTTCTGGGTGCAGAATGCGGCGAGCTTGCCCAGCTGGACCCGGGCCGCCCCCTTCCGAACGCTGTTCCACTGGTTCTTTGCCGATCAGGCCATGCAGTTGGTCCATGGCGCAGCGATAGGCATTGCTGGCGAGGGCGTGCTGATCTGCGGACCGGGCGGGGTCGGCAAATCGACCAGCGCGCTGACGGCGCTTGCGCAGGGCATGGATTTCGCAGCGGACGATTATGTCCTGCTGGCGCTGGCACCGGGCGAAACCGGAGGGTTGCAGGCCCATGCGCTTTATGCGAGCGCAAAGGTGCATCCTGCTGAGGCGCACAGGTTCCAGTCGCTTGGTTTCGATGCTCAACTTCCCTCCCCGTCCGGCTTCGACGAAAAGGCCGTGATCTATATCGGGGACAGGCTCACGCGATCGCTGAATATCCGCGCGATCGTGACTCCGCGATTCGGATGTTCGCACGAAACGGTGTTCGAACGATATGATGCTGATTGCGTCGTTGCCTCCGCCAGCTTTCCGACCCGCGCGCAATTGCCGCATTGCGGCGCGGAAGCCATCGACTTTATCCAGCGCGCGGCGAGCGCCGTGCCATATGGCAGGATGGTGCTGGGTCAGGCCATCGCGCAGGTGCCCGGCGCGCTGCTCAGGCTGCTGCGCGACCCCGCAACGGTCCTGCCAACAGGCCGAAGCCTGGCCCCTTCCCCGCTGGTATCGGTCATCATACCGGCCTTCAATGCCGGCGCGTTCATTGGTGAGGCGATCGAGAGCATTCTGGCGCAAAGTCATGATGCGATCGAAATCATCATTGTCGATGATGGCTCGACCGACGATACCGCAGCCTTGGCCGCCAGCTATGGCGCGGCTGTACGCCTGATACCGCAGAAAAATGCAGGGCCATCAGCCGCGCGCAACCGGGGCCTTGCCGATGCGCGTGGGGAATTTGTCGCGTTTCTGGATGCCGATGACCTGTGGCCCCGGCACAAGATACGGGCCGCGCTGCTTGCCTTCGATGATGCGCCTCAGGCCGAAGTCGTGCTGGGACATTCGCAGCTGTTCGAAAGCGACAAGCACAACGGCAAGCCCATTTTCGTCGCCAGCCCGATCGATACCTTCCCCTGGTCGATTGCAGCAGCGATGTTCCGCCGGTCGGTTTTCGAGAGCGTCGGGTCGTTTGACGAAGATCTCAGATTTGGCGAGGATACGGACTGGTTTGAACGCGCCGAACATCTGCGCGTGAACATCCGCAAGATCGAGGACATCGGCTTGCTGGTCCGGCGGCATGCGGGTAACTCGACCAGAGGCAAGACCGTGCAGAACATCTATCCGGCCCGGCTGGTGCACAAGCGAATTGTGCGCCAGCGCGAGGCCCGGGCGCCGTCAACACAAAGGCCGATGAGCGATGCGCATCAATGA
- the cobU gene encoding bifunctional adenosylcobinamide kinase/adenosylcobinamide-phosphate guanylyltransferase — translation MLTFITGGARSGKSARAQKLAEDHAGELVYLATAQAFDDEMTDRIARHQMDRGPRWRTVECPIDLPEAVARETAPDCVLLVDCLTLWTSNLLLAEHDFAAASQRLIDALSQVRAPVIVVSNEVGLGIVPDNALARQFRDMAGRLNQNIAAIADRAELVVAGLVVPLKGHPANGNFR, via the coding sequence GTGCTGACATTCATCACAGGCGGCGCACGCTCGGGCAAGAGCGCGCGGGCGCAGAAACTGGCCGAAGACCATGCCGGAGAGCTTGTCTATCTCGCGACCGCACAGGCTTTTGATGACGAGATGACCGATCGGATCGCGCGCCACCAGATGGATCGCGGGCCACGCTGGCGCACCGTCGAATGCCCGATCGACCTGCCCGAAGCTGTTGCCCGCGAGACAGCACCGGACTGTGTGCTGCTGGTCGATTGCCTGACCTTGTGGACCAGCAACCTGCTGCTCGCCGAACATGACTTTGCCGCCGCCTCACAGCGCCTGATCGACGCCCTGTCACAGGTCCGCGCACCCGTGATCGTGGTCAGCAACGAGGTCGGGCTGGGCATCGTCCCCGACAATGCGCTGGCGCGTCAGTTCCGCGATATGGCCGGTCGGCTGAACCAGAACATTGCCGCCATCGCGGACCGCGCCGAGCTAGTCGTCGCCGGGCTGGTCGTCCCGCTGAAAGGCCATCCCGCGAACGGCAATTTTCGCTGA
- a CDS encoding glycosyltransferase family A protein: MPASTSASISVVIPAFNAGRFLADALASVASQSMPVAEILVIDDGSTDDCAAIAEDWGASVRAIRQPHSGAASARNHGARLAENALLAFLDADDVWQPGKLAAQLAALDGRHTDAVAFGFCREFSDPPGRFPVRSGQMAAPSPSALLVARSTFFRVGPLREDMAVGEMADWITRAQRAGVEPLMVEQALFDRRVHADNLTRRLARPRSAYIDLIRERRDAARQQS; this comes from the coding sequence ATGCCCGCCAGCACGTCAGCCAGCATCAGCGTGGTGATCCCGGCTTTCAACGCCGGCAGGTTCCTGGCCGACGCCCTGGCATCGGTTGCCAGCCAGTCCATGCCGGTTGCCGAGATACTGGTGATCGATGATGGATCCACCGATGATTGTGCAGCCATTGCCGAAGACTGGGGAGCGTCCGTGCGCGCTATCCGTCAGCCGCATTCAGGGGCTGCGTCAGCGCGCAATCATGGTGCACGGCTGGCTGAGAACGCCCTGCTGGCCTTTCTTGATGCCGATGATGTCTGGCAGCCTGGCAAGCTGGCAGCGCAATTGGCCGCGCTGGATGGAAGACACACGGATGCCGTGGCTTTTGGCTTTTGCCGCGAGTTCAGCGATCCGCCCGGTCGCTTCCCGGTCCGGTCGGGGCAGATGGCAGCGCCAAGCCCGTCTGCCCTGCTGGTGGCGCGTTCGACCTTCTTTCGGGTCGGACCGCTGCGGGAGGACATGGCTGTCGGCGAGATGGCCGACTGGATCACGCGGGCGCAGCGTGCCGGTGTCGAACCGCTGATGGTCGAACAGGCGCTGTTCGACCGCCGCGTGCATGCTGACAACCTGACCCGGCGTCTGGCGCGGCCGCGCTCTGCCTATATCGACCTCATCCGCGAACGACGCGATGCCGCCCGCCAACAAAGCTGA
- a CDS encoding PqqD family protein, translating into MRINDENVSAEDVDGELIAINFATGRYFAMQGVALEIWNWLLAGQNVEQIVAAQTGRAGFDPATAPQRLQAFVDQLLAEGLIIADVSGGRSAVAGPAATPWHDPVLEEFDDMAAMLKLDPVIDIAVDGWPAAPA; encoded by the coding sequence ATGCGCATCAATGACGAGAATGTCTCTGCCGAAGACGTGGACGGCGAGCTGATTGCCATCAACTTTGCCACCGGCAGGTATTTCGCCATGCAGGGTGTCGCGCTGGAAATATGGAACTGGCTGCTGGCAGGCCAGAATGTCGAGCAGATCGTCGCTGCCCAGACCGGACGCGCGGGCTTTGATCCGGCAACCGCGCCGCAGCGGCTGCAGGCTTTTGTGGATCAGCTGTTGGCGGAGGGGCTGATCATTGCTGATGTTTCCGGCGGCAGATCGGCCGTTGCAGGTCCCGCCGCCACGCCCTGGCATGACCCCGTGCTGGAGGAATTTGACGATATGGCGGCCATGTTGAAGCTGGATCCGGTCATCGACATCGCGGTCGATGGATGGCCTGCTGCGCCTGCCTGA